The DNA sequence TATCATGTTGTTTATACACATGGCATGGTCTTACCCTCAAGTACAGATCATTGGCTGGATCCCACCCAACTAGGTCAACGGTGATCATACAAGCAGCAATGGCAGCTACAATAATGCAGCCACAGTTAACTCGGAGGGACACCTGCAACAAGAGTCACATGTTATTTTTTACACGAAGAACCACATTCACTAGCTGTGATGTATTATTTGTCAGGTTTCTATCAAGTTTTACTTACAGGTAGTAATCGTGGATATTTGAACAACAGGTTGGACACAACTCCTGCAAAGATgaactgaggaggaggagaatgtaGCTTAGAGTCAACTGTACACACAAATTGTCACACTATGTTAAGATTTTGTGATCTATTCAATTAAGTTCTTGTTTGAGCAAAGACTTACAAGCACTCCTGTCAGATGGGAAAGTCTGAACAGTGTGAAAAGAGAGGCTTGCATCTCCTGGGTTGCAGCAAAAACAATTCCCACTCCCACACTGAGGACACCGCTCACCATCTGCATGGACTAACAGGGGATCAGAGACTAATAAATGATACACTCACATATcagtaaaaatgtattacatgaTCATGTAAATAAGGTTATACAGTCCACCCTGTGAACTTAATATAGACGCCCTGTTAatatatatagtaaatataacatttacatATAAACCCAGCATCAGCGGACACAAAAATGGTGTATACACGGACATGTAATCATGCATGAATTATAAATGCAGGTGTACATGTAATCGAAATCATGCTAATAAAcactataaataaacaaataaacaaacatttcaatAGACTGCACACATTGTACATTATTCTGAGAGTTAGAGAGAATATGTGAAACTTCAGCTTTACAAGTTTTTAAGAAGTGTTACCACAAAAACCCTCGACCAAGCATTTCCTGTTCCTGCTGCCAGTGCTATCTGCACAGCTATTTTGAATGTCCTTTTACTCCTAATCTGTCTATGATATCTTGCATGACCCGTTTGAGCTGTTCATTAACCACACACGTATACCATGAATTGTGTTTAGACAACCAATCACAAAGTCACACAAAAAGGAATTAGTAAAATATTGTGTATCAGTAATGTCTGGACTTCAGACTTTGCAAGGCACTGTAAATCATCTCTGATAATAAGTAGCGATGTATGTCAACGGAAGAACCCTACTTCCCTTTTTCTTAGACTATCACATCTTTTGTTGAAACTTACAATCTAGTTTGCAAGTTATTCTCACAAGTAATTCAATCAAATCAATACTCATAAAATATCATATGATATAATGCAAGACCTCTGAAATCAATCTTTACATTTGTGTGCCTTATAATATTTGATATATGAGAAACCCTTTGAGAAAGTAGCTTGCTGTGATGTACTTTAAAACAGTGCATTAGCTCAGGTGGAGTATGTTGTCGAGTAACTGCAGTGCTGGTAGTTTGATCCCTGGTTCTTCCTAACTACATGCTGCAGTGTCCTTAAGTAAAGTTCCTGATGACAAGTGTGTACCATCACAAATCTATATGTGGATGAGATTTGTCACACTTTGCAGGACCCTTTTGGAGCTCAGTCTGTCCAAATATGAGATCATCAAATGTTTTCATAACTACCTTGATAAAATATTTCATGGCTGTAGTATGACATTAGATCAAAAGTGTTCATGTTGTATTTGTCGCTCTTACCCCCAACACAGCAGGTTGTTTCTGAAGCAGGCTATGCAGCGGCCCTTCCTTGTCTGGTACGAGCTCTGTCGCTTGGTAATATTGCATCTGTGGTGGCATTCTCAGGCCTGATCTATGTTGGTCGTTGTCATCTCCGTGGATGTCCATGTCAACATCAGCGCAGGCCATGGTGCTTCACTGATCTGGAAGGATGATGGTCAAGGATGGATTAGTACCCTGAAGGCCCCCTGGGCACTGGAGCTCATGCGCCCTTATTGACTTTTTACTGCCAACGCTGTCCAGTTTCCTCATTCACGAGTTGATACAACCTAACCACAGTGCCACCCTGCCATCaaattgacaaataaaaaagtcaatCATGAGACTTCATTTTCTTGAAAGTAACTTTTTTCATAATCAAACTAGATAATTGCATTGCTGTCGGGGTGGAAACCTTTTAattccatattttgttttggacatactaggtttccaacagtgaccataattatcaacatttagagaatgggtcaagccttgAGTCATATTTCTGTAgagcctgacaaaaaaaaagaaaagaaaagaaaaaaaaggattttcatGGAGGGCCCTCAGAAGCCCTTGGGCACATACCCAGTTTGCCTGTATGGTGGATCCGGTCATGTAGATAGTGTTTCTTATTACTTATAATTATATGAAACCAGGGGGATTTCTAGGATTTGAGGACATTTGGGGCTTAGCCTGACACTCTGTAGGGGGGTCCGAGGgaattttaccttttttttttttgttaaacaagctttattttgatgattttttaaatgtgctctgGCACCTTATTTACATCCAAAGTACATGTCTTAATCACTGAGAAACTTGAATGTATACCTCAAAAACCGTTTAATTTCCAGATAAATTCTGAAATCTGatgtcaaaaaaatgtgttgttagtAATTAGTATTTGTATAGAGTAGTAGAAGAATATTTGACAACCGCtttcatcaaacatcaaacgCGCGCAGGAAGGCCGATCGTCTGTATGAGTGCACATAAATGGCaattgtaaataaatatttatattaatttacaacacataaataaataaataaataaaggcctTATAAATGATACATGGACCAATCAGCCTatcaaaaaaaaaccttgactGTCTTTATGGTTCCTTATTATAGTTCCTTAtttgtaatataataaaaaaataaataaaacagactgACTTATGGGGAATTAATTTGTTGATAATGAATCGGCATTTTGTGTTTCATAATAAGTTAAACTGTCAGTTTTAGTGCTGTGTTTACAACAATTATTGAGGTAAACaaccttttaacattttaagaaaACATGTTAGGCCTAGTTGTTGTGTAGTCCTTTTACATCAGGGTTTAATCTTGTGCttggttttgtttgttagtATGTCCTTTAGTTTAGGCCTACATTTGGATAATAAAttgtacttttaaaagtttcttaccagttttatttttctgcccCCTGTGctgtctctttgtgtttgtctctcaaAACGTTTTCTTTTAATCTTGACTCATttgcttgttctttttttctttctttcaacacTATTTTCCTCACTTAGGCTATGTCTCATCTCTCAGGATTTATTCACTTACTCTGGAAATAAGAAATATAAGAAACTTTCCTTTAAAAAGGCTGAGTGAGCGTGAAGCACTAATTGTGGACAATTGTTGAAGAACTACAGTAACATTACTACAATATAGGCTGTCAATTAAAAGTTTTTCTATAGAAAAACATACTAAGctacttttctttgtgttttgccCGGcattccactaagcctacttccacagCGCTATctgactgcttactggaaattaaatcatggctctcactcaaCGTTCTTAAACTCATCGGCGACAAAAGTGAGGTCTTCCTcatcggtaccagatcaaccttagccacactcaacactttctccatgtccatcaacaattccactgttcctccatcccctcaggtacagagcctgggtgtcatcctggacagcacattatcttttgaagcccacatcaataatgTAACTCAGTCTGCATACTTTCAATTACgcaacatcaatcgtctccgtccctcactttcaccaacctgcactgctctcctggtaaacaccctgatcacatcgcgtctggactactgtaactctctcctctttggacttccgcggaaatctcttCACAAACTCCAACTGATACAGAACACAGCCGCttgtatcataaccagaactccctctattgaacacatcactcctgccctgcagcaacttcactggctccctatcaaacctggcaccatcatatctctctgaacttattcacatctacacaccttcccgaactctcctctgccaaccagctctctgccccatctgccaacttacctaccatggggtcaagagccttcagctgATCTGCCCCCCGCCTTTGGAACTCTCccccacctttaaatcccgcatgaaaacgcacctattcagagtggcatattCTGTCTCACACTAACTATGTAATCTTTGTTCTTGTTTacttattgtactaatgcactttgtagtcacattcatatgtATTCTTTTAGGcctactgttgttgtgttatatgtgccttgtaatgtgtccttgagtgctttgaaaggcgccttttaaataaaatgcattattatcattattatcattattatttaataccGCCCATGTTCATGTCATGGGCTATATGACCCTTTGTTTGTAACAGGCGCTGGTGATGTTCACACTAACAGCTGTCTCCGTAATACAAGGTTGCGAAAAAAACGAGCGCCCCAAGAGGTCACAGCAGAAACTGCAGTAGGAGACGAGGCTGACCGGGCTGACCTAACAGAATCTAAAGTGATGAAAGTCTACACAAGTTATGGAGGCGGCTGAACGGCATTTTCAAGCGTCACATAAACCTTACATGTAAAATAACACTCAAAACtttcaaaattaaatgaaaaaaatcatctttGTGTCTCAGCGTTTTCcagttcagctgcagtggaaaagagggaatttggcacaaaaaactttgaaagatattgaATTGATTTGCCTCATTTGTATGGTTAAAGTCTCATGTAAGCTTCAGATGAACTGAAATGCAAGTTTGCATAGAATGAGAGTCTGTGagttttgtcccccatcacttacattaaaagtgcattatgaagggatcacTTTGCTAATGGTCATGATTGCAGCAAGATAACGTGTCAGTGTTCATGATCATGTTTGAGACTCCAGTTGTAATGTTGGTCTATTGGGTTGAATTTTATTTCTCCCTGGTATTATTTATACCTGCTGCCATCTGCTCATTTTTACTATTGTATGATGatgttgtatgtttttaatagtgtgtTGTACAATGTAGGCCTACTTTCACTGTATTttgtggggttagggttagggttagcgaaAGATAAATTTCAACTGAGGTGgactaatctaatctaatctaatcttttTCTACCCAACATATGTAATTAAGGTGGACACGATATCAGAAATATGTTTAGATATATTGCAGTTCAATATATTATCACCACAACTACCGCTTGAAAAGGAACAATAAAACTAACTGCTGAAAcaattaaaggagcagtgtcaataagaactaaaaacaaaatatgaggCTGCATTGCAAAGCTATTGTAATACAGGGAATCGCAGTAACCACTAATACATCATGCATACAATATAAGATCATAATTTCTGCCCGTGCATCAGTGGAGTTTCTTTACAACTAAATATACAGAGCGAGTTTAGTCTTCATCAGACAAACTGGAAAATTATTATTGATGTTAGAACTTTACATTATAATCAATTATAAATCAAGTGACAGCAGTATAATTTTACTCAAGTTCCTCAATTCCTTAACAGCCTGTaggagacacagacacaaaaagttGCCTTGAATCTAAGATATTTCTAAGATGTTTAGTGTTTcttaaatgaaacatttaaaatacatgcAGAGAAACATACAGAcctttacatacacacacacactctgtatgCAAACTTGTAAGATGCTTACAAATTCATGATGCTTACAAATTCATGATCTATagtataaatatgcaaatataatatatttatacaatataaatatatttcaataAAGGTCTTAGATTGGGATTCTTACCACTGTCGTCTTGATCCGATTCTATTTCTCTATGTCTGTGTCAAACAAGTGAGGTGTGATTAGTCACTTCCCTGCAAATACTTTGAAAGATGAGGTCGCCTTTCACCCAACTTCCTCACCCTGCCCATTGTTTCTAGGTCAATTTTTTGTATTGTCTGCATCTTATTGCCAATAATAGTATATTTTAGTATGTacaatttaacaaaaacaatcGCAGTATAATTTATGAGCATTAATAAGTCTAAATATTGGTCTTTTGCACTTTTTGCACTTTTGCAACAATTGGTAATTCTTGCTGAATCAGTCCGTATGCACAAATTTTGTGgctttgtgtgagtgtgagagagggtgggtgggtgggggaagggtgttggggggggggggtttagacATAGAGAACTGGTGTGTCAGGTCATTTCCTTGTTAAACCCATTTGACAAAGCACCGAATTTCAAGTCTGAATcaagagaataaaaacaacaggtatGTTTCTGAGCATCAACAAAGTAGAGCATCAATGAGTTGAATTGATTTAATGTAATCTTTAACGTTTTTTGCACAGGACAATGAGGAACACGTTTGTATGTGATGATTCAATGATCATCACCATACCCATTTGCAGTCTCAGGGACGCTCGAGAGGGTCAACTGATGCCGGACAAATTTCACTGTGTGTTCAAAGACACCTACAAGGTTTTTGCTATAAGGGGAAAACCTAAACCTCTTGGGGTAAGTTGAATTGTTCTAATGTAGGAAGAGTCAGGACTACACACTGATGCttttatatatttgtctttaatatagacacaataaaatgcagcactgtaatccagttttattctctttttttgtaaGGCAGCCCAGGCCATCGCTGGTGTGTTTGTTCTTACACTCGGTCTGATTTCTAAAGGGGAAATACAGTCCTGGTGGCTAACTTTACCCAGCATTCTGGTAAATATAGATTCAAAGCTAAACTGAATTCACTCCTGAATTCTGCAtgattctgtgaaaactcttaTGATTCATAAAAAACATAACTACAAATCAATTGTTTATATATTTCTattgctatttatttttatgagtaATGAGGATTGAAATATCTTTACTTTATCATAATGTGCTCGTGTACTTCCTTTTACTTCTGTGTCAATATATAAAGCTACTTTTGTTTACCTCAGTATGTGTGCAAAGTATTACAaagtattataataatatcacCTGTGTAAAatcattaatcatgtttttatgttttttttatgtgttagTTTGTGGTCTCTGGTTTCTTGACCTATGCTGCAGGACAATGTCCAAACATACACTTGGTAAGTAAACTGAAACTTAaggaaaaagttaaattaacTATTATAGGAGAATTAACCTATGAATTTGGAAATGATTGCATGTGCTGACTGGATAGTACTGGTATGTGTACAGTAATATGTTActaatcagatttttttcagGAGGTTTCTGACAGGATTTTTTTCAAAGATAAAATAGTAAGATTAATTTGATTTAGATTAAGATTGACATATTCAACCCTATTTTTCTATATCTTCCCACGTGCAAAATAGGCCATTAATAGGTTTGCAAGTAGAAATTAAAGTAActaacaaacatatttttaggTTATTTTCAAGCAGATGATGAGGGAGAGCCGCGTCAAAAACACTGCACATCTGCATGTGAATCATTTCAGTTGATCATTTCATCACAATTTGTCTAAATGTGGTTTGTACTGTAAGAAAATAAGTTAGAGAATCTTTTTGTAAGTTTCTTGTAAATTTTGATTCCTCTTATTTTTTCTATGACCCCTGCGCTATTACTGTTCTCTTCCCCTTTCAGACAAAACTGTCGTTCTCTGTGAACATCATCTGCTTCTTCTGGTCAATTGcagctgtttgtctctgtgcagTCATGTTTGACAGCACCTCAGAAGAGAATAGGAcggtaaagtaaaataaaagtatagcTCTctgaaatacaaaataaatgttaatcgTCTCCTAACACTCTCTCAACGTTTCATAGGAATCGTTTCATCGAGGAATCAATGGACTGATTATATCTCTCCTGGTTGGTGAAAAGATCATAGCCTTGTTCTTGATCTACTGGCTGAGTAAAGCTGTTTGCAGAGAGCATTTCAACTCTTTGGTATGCTCCTTTCTTTATACATCAGCTACATATAAACCCTAagaggaataaaatatattgtaacTAATGGTAgcctttctttttctgcagccCATGGTTCTGCTGAAACAGGGAGActgaaaatactgcaaagaacaGATGAAAGTCAACGAACAAAAGACTAACCACTGATATTTGTGATGCTTTAGACTTCCTGAATGTATCTCAGTGTATAGCAGCCTGTCAGTGTTATATACCTCTCATCATGCTGCGCAACAAAGAAGAATTGTGAaagttattgtttttgtttcagcAAAAAGTGGGTTGAATGTAAATATATAGCGTATCACTTCTTGTATGTAAATTGCCAATTATTcttatcatttttgtttttgtacagcTCATCTAACTACTTATATTGCATTGTTTTataattttacaacagtatgcCGTATCAAATCAGAAACGTAAGTGTTGCTGCTTCTGCGCTTCACAATTATCTTCGGTTTCTATAAAGTCCTGGAGAATGCTCTATTATCTCAACTCCTAGAAGTTTACATCATAATTGAAAACTTTTTGCGCTTCTGAAAATAGTGctgcattttgcattttgatACTGTAGCCCACCGTATGTTGACTCTAAATTTCATGAACTATTTTAGATTTATTATTCCTTGTTGTAATATCCAACTTTATCTCTTAGTTAAGCAGACTGATCAGGCTGTTTAACGGCTATCAAACTATTATGAGTCCTATATGACctgattcatttattcattgttaTTTTACTACTATTATATTCATCTCAGGATCGTTAAAATGTTGGTTCAATTCAAATTTCATTTCATCTCACCTTGACTGCTGCAGCGAGTGAGATAAAATGTACTTCTTGTCTGTGTGAATTTCCACAGTGATCTTGCGTAACTATGAATTTGTGAACATAAAGCATGAGGTCTGTAGCTTGATTGAACTTGAACTTAAACTTAACTGAACTGTACTCAGGCTCAGACCGTCATATACGGTCTTATTGACCTTTTACTTTTCTAAAACTTTGTTTATactttctttttaatcattGCTGGTTTTACTGTCTTGATTTGGACACATGAATAAAGATCAATACGTTTATACTTCATATACTTtcaagattgttttttttaatgattgtcTTCTTATGGACATACAACACATTTCTCTACTGTGAACAATTCCAGATAATTAAAGGGCAACATAGCAAATGATCTCCAAAAACAATGAATCTACATTTGATTTTAGTTAGAAAATGAAAGTGTAACATATCAAGCTAATTTCAAGCTTAAATCCAAACGTGTTTTTTAACTAAAGTGAATAATTTACCGAACCCTTACATACTTTTTATATACTGATCATTAACAATGTCCCCCATACTAGCCTTATAACACACCAATCATAGTCTCAACACCAAACTTTTGAACcacaaaactattttttattaataaataccTTACCAATCATTAATAAATGGGTGATTAATTGCTAATTAAGCTTTTGAGGAGCACAGAGTGTGTTCTTTAGGTTTTACACTATttttttatggagaaaaaacattcataatcacactatattatgattGCCCTATATGTTACCTAAAACAGGAGAACATGAAAGCCATCAGTTCCACTATCACcagttttatttaatgtaaagaaTGCAATTCCATTTTTGAACGTGCAAACATGTGTATCAGCTGCGctaaaatgtttttgaaaagttgaaatattttctatttttgcaTTTTGGTAAAAGTCATACGATTTGAGACTAAAAGAACAGTGTTCAGAGTGTTTTCACTGCTcttaagttattattattattttttaaaaggtcaACCTAAAcagttttaaaggttttatctGAAATTAGTCATTATTCTGATCTCTCTGCTAGTGTTCCCCAGCTACTagacatgaaataaataaaccttGATAAACATGGTGTCCAGTGGTTGACTTGATAGGGCAATAGAGACCCCTGCAGTAAGGATGTTCTTTTGGTTTCATACGAAGCCAAGAGCGGCCACAAGAGGGAGATaaacacacccacccaccatagactgtatgttAGATCAAATTACCTTTCAGTGAAGGTAGGATTCTAGGCAAGATATTCATTTGACTTTCACATAACTGAACTGTTGTACTACTGTAGTTCCCATAGCCCATACACAGGATACACTGTCATTTTAACGTAAGCTCTAACATAAGCTACAGCTCTAGACAGATAATTAATTATTAGGTGGATTTATAAGTCAGGCTGTGTTTATTTGTCATGGTTGTAAAAGCCTGGCATGGAGGTCATGCTATAAACAATCATAGCAGCAcatgatggaggaagggaagcgaGACACGTGGACTCTTCCGCCTTGGGAAGCCAATGAAAACCTGAAGTGGGCAACTTCTCTCTAACTGTCTTCTTCCCCCTTAACCCTCTCCTGCTCACATTGCTTTGGGTGTCACCTTTCAGTGCCGTTACATACGCTTCTCGCTGCGTTTGCAATGTGATAAACATTAATGCCAGCCATTTCCGTCGCATTGTAGGGAGTTTGTGTTGTCTGCTTCTGGGGGCCGGAGGAACACTACCCCcccggctgctgctgctgctgcctacTGCTGCTTTCCTTGGTTATGGCGTCCGTGTATAGCGGGTCCCATACCTTGAGCAAAGATGATGTGAATTACAGGATGCATTTCCGAATGATAAACGAGCAGCAGGTTGAAGATATCACCATAGAGTTTTTCTACAGGCCCCACACGATAACGCTGCTGACATGCACGGTTCTCAGTTTGATGTATTTCGCCTTCACAAGGTAAGTCGCTAATGTTAGCCTCGGAGGGTTAGCTTGGTTAGCAGTGATGCTCTTGACAGTGCCAGGTACAACGGGGAGAACAGCTAGCTTGTAGCTATTATTTTAATGGATTTTCTAGATGAAAGTAACTTAACGACCCCGCATGAAGGCAATGCGATGACCACTTTCCCCTTGCTGTCATTAAACCTTAATAAGCTAATGAAAGGAGGTATTATGTAAGGTTATGTTAGTCCAGTGATGGGCAACTGTTTCGTCCTGTGCTGGCATTAGCTACAACAATGTAACTAGCAAGGGAAAGCGGTCACAACGATACAAATAAAGTGCGTATCTCCTTGTAAAGCCCCTACAAATATAACATAATGCAATGTCGGGCTGTTGCTGTTTGAAACTTGAACATATATGAGCCTCATCCAAATTGAGACAGCTGTGGAGGGGGATACAAAGGACTGACTGGTTTTTAAATGTGGCATGTTTTAAAGGATAAAGCACAACATGATGATAGTAACTGCTGGTTGGAAATGTTTCTGtgctttgtgtgtctgcagagatGATGGACATCCTGACAATAATCTCTGGGTGGGGCTCATCCTGGTcatctccttcttcctcatcatcagcGTTTTGGCATTTCCAAATGGTGAGCAAAGAAACAAGCACACTGTAGCTATTCTTTTGCTTttgcttctttatttttaagCACATTATGTCTGAGGGCAGTAAATAATTCCCACCATTATGCCTTAAGAACAAGAAAGAATCTCAATAAGTACCTTTTTAATAtgagataaatacattttattaagatTAAGTTAAATGTATCTTGACTACATGAGTGAAGAAGCTATATTTAGATTGTGGGGTCAATAATCACTTTCAGCATGGCATCATCTGTCATTTTTAGTCACTATTGTTAGGACCGGCATTCTCATGATAGGTATGTCAACCTCTCTAATAGGCCATAAATCATATCTACCAGCTGGCATGAAAAAGGGGAAGTGTGCAGGGTTCTGAGAATTTGTGTCACAataacacaaagaaaagcagattaAACTGTTTATTGTCCACTCTTCCACTCTTTTTTGTTGTAGTTTAtatcttttacatattttttctaTGTGCTCATTGTAGGTCCATTCACCAGACCACATCCAGCAATATGGCGAATAGTTTTTGGTGAGTATTGGatagggggagggggggggggggtgtttatgTTTGAACTTTCCCTTCTGAATGTCATGTCCTCTTGCTGTGAAGGTCTGAGTgtcctctacttcctcttcctggTCTTCATCATCTTCCTGAACTGGCAGCAGGTAAAGCAGCTAATGTACTGGTTGGACTCGAATCTGCGCTATGCCAAGAGAGAGGCGGACATAATGGTGAGTGATATAGGCTTGCACTAAAAGAACATTTATATTCAGATTGATTTAAGCTGGGCTCAGACTACAGGAATTTTGGACTGAT is a window from the Scomber japonicus isolate fScoJap1 chromosome 10, fScoJap1.pri, whole genome shotgun sequence genome containing:
- the si:ch211-269k10.4 gene encoding uncharacterized protein si:ch211-269k10.4, whose translation is MACADVDMDIHGDDNDQHRSGLRMPPQMQYYQATELVPDKEGPLHSLLQKQPAVLGSMQMVSGVLSVGVGIVFAATQEMQASLFTLFRLSHLTGVLFIFAGVVSNLLFKYPRLLPVSLRVNCGCIIVAAIAACMITVDLVGWDPANDLYLRIEVMELCVLGLEVFLSAILCVLFIKEKHAKSP
- the LOC128366497 gene encoding uncharacterized protein LOC128366497, yielding MRNTFVCDDSMIITIPICSLRDAREGQLMPDKFHCVFKDTYKVFAIRGKPKPLGAAQAIAGVFVLTLGLISKGEIQSWWLTLPSILFVVSGFLTYAAGQCPNIHLTKLSFSVNIICFFWSIAAVCLCAVMFDSTSEENRTESFHRGINGLIISLLVGEKIIALFLIYWLSKAVCREHFNSLPMVLLKQGD